A region of the Leptospiraceae bacterium genome:
CTTAGGGGAGCGAAATATTTACAATAAAATCACGGAAGCCTTCTGCACATATTATATTGAAAACCAATATGATAAAGAAACGATTCTCGCGATGTATATGAATCAGATTTTTTTGGGAGAAGGAAATACGGGACTAGAAGAAGCAAGTCGTTATTATTTTAATAAGACTGCAACAAAATTAACTCCAGCGGAGTCAGCGCTTCTTGTTGGTATTATCCCCGCTCCCTCTGTCTATAATCCTATTCGCAATTTAACCATCGCACTCGATCGCCAAAAAAGAATTCTAAATGATATGGCAAAGAATCCACAACTGCATTCAGATGAAAAACTAATTGAAAAGAATTTTGGGAAGAAGATTGATGAAAATATTCGTCAGTTTAAAAATTCATATAAGATTGTTGAATTGAAAGTAGCGGATAAAGTCAAATATACAAGTGAAATCGGTAAATTTGGATTTGACCGTGATTTTAAAGTGAATCTTGCGCCTGACTTTAATGAGAGTATTCGTCGTTATATTCTAGAAAAATTCTCCAATGATGAATTGGAAAAAACTTCTCTCAATATTTATACTACCCTTGATTATGAAAAGCAAAGTGTAATAGAGACATCTTTGCGCGAAGGTATTGAAGATGTTCGCAAAGCTTTAGATAAAGAAAAACAAGCTTATATCAAAAAGGGAAACGAGGAAGAAGCAAAGAGAGAAGCAGAAATTATCGAAAGCATGAATGGCAGTGCAGTCTCACTCAATCCATACAATGGAAATGTGGAAGCTCTCGTAGGTGCTTATAAAATTTCATCAGTATATAGGCTGAATCGTGCGGAGGAATCTAAAAGGCAACCGGGCTCTTCCATCAAAGGAATTGTTTTTGCTCTTGCGTTGGAGAAACGTATCATTAACCCCTCGTCTATTGTAAAGGATGAAAAGATAGACATTAGTGGCTATACTCCTAAAAATTGGTATGGCTCTTACAAGGGTTTTATTACAGCGAGACAGGCATTGGCTCAATCGGTAAATACAATCGCCGTAAAGCTTTTACAAGAAGTAGGTGTTCGTTACTTTCTGGAGAAAATGTCTCTTATCCTCTCAATCCCAGTTCCCGAACTCAAAGAGAGATTTGGGAATAATCTATCTTTGGCGCTAGGATCAGGTGAACTCAGTCCAATGGAATTGGCGATAGTATATAGCACAATCGCAAACGGCGGAATGAAAGTTCGACCTAGGAAGATTTTAAAAATCACTGACGATGATGATATAGACAGAACTCCTCCCGAACTCTATACAGAAGAAGCCGGTGAACAAATCCTTGATCCTATTGCTTGTGCAATGACAATGAATCTTTTAGAATCTGTGCTTAGCGGCGAAGGCACGTTACCCATTCGTGTTAAAGAAAAGGATAAAATTCCTGTCGCAGGTAAAACAGGAACAGTTCAAACTCCAAAGAAAGCAGCGGCAAAATGGGGTAACCGCAAAGGAATTCGCGATTCATGGTTTGCTGGAATTTTTCCAAGCAATGTTACTACCGTATGGGTTGGTAATGATCAAAGTGCTCCGTTTCCAGGATCAGGTGCGGGAATCAGTGGACAGGTGTGGTTGCGGTATATGAACTTTATGCGTTCTAGAATTAGTTCGGATGAAAAATTAATCAAACCATTTGAGGGAGATTTTGTGCAGGTAGATATTTGTGGAGAGTTAGGCATTCTCTTACAAGACGCTCCTGATTGTAAATTTCCCATTTACTCTCAGTATTATTTTAAAGGATCCGAGCCGGGGGCTAATACGCCTCCTCCAGCAGAAGTAAAAATCGAAACTCAAAAAATTAACCCTGCAATAGAGGAAGGAACTAGTTTTGATGATGAGCCCGATGATAATTCCGATCAGTCATCAGAAATTGTTCCAGAGCCTGAAACACCAAGAGAAAAGCTTCCTGAAATAGAGCCAAGTGTTCCGGAGAATATGCCTACTCCTGAATTGAAAAAGCCACAAGGGGAATAGAAAATTTGGTTATTTTAAAAGCTATTTTTCAAAACACAGGAAGGGCATTTCGCTTTTCTCTTTTTCTCTATTTGCTTTGTTTGTTTTTAAATACTTCCTTTCGCGTAATGGGCTTTGATTTAAGTAGTGAAATTCATTCAATCCTGAATGGAGATTTTGTTTATCTAATTTTATTAGTGAATTTGAAAATCTTTTTGATTTACTATTTATTCTATGGAGTCTTACAAATCACAATTGATTTTTTGTTCGATGCGATATTTCCAGAAAGTAAATTAACACCTAAGTCAAAAAAGAGACGTTATACAACATATACAATATTTCTTCTGTTTACGTTAGCCCTTTTCTTTCATTCCGTTATCCATTATCCACAAATGTATGGAGAATTCTTTTATATTCGACATACTTATTTGCAATGGTTATTGTATTTTCTCACCGATCATGTTAATCCAAAGTATTTTGAATTTTTCTTTCTTGGATACATCGCCTCCTATCTTTCCTTTTTATTAGCAGGATTTTTATACAAAGCAAATGTTCGCTATCTTCTGTTGTTTT
Encoded here:
- a CDS encoding transglycosylase domain-containing protein, whose protein sequence is MAVLRILYYSFLNLLSFLNSIKWKIFRAVGFVISISVFILGLSAYVVWIKEKPNVKANLDKYRSEVSNYYDSVKTKPIRIYDKNSKLIGEFNRRNFKPIRTDNLKEHGNIVWALLSSEDRDFFKHGGINYAAIGRAIVVNLTKFRLLQGGSTITQQLSKLTLNLGERNIYNKITEAFCTYYIENQYDKETILAMYMNQIFLGEGNTGLEEASRYYFNKTATKLTPAESALLVGIIPAPSVYNPIRNLTIALDRQKRILNDMAKNPQLHSDEKLIEKNFGKKIDENIRQFKNSYKIVELKVADKVKYTSEIGKFGFDRDFKVNLAPDFNESIRRYILEKFSNDELEKTSLNIYTTLDYEKQSVIETSLREGIEDVRKALDKEKQAYIKKGNEEEAKREAEIIESMNGSAVSLNPYNGNVEALVGAYKISSVYRLNRAEESKRQPGSSIKGIVFALALEKRIINPSSIVKDEKIDISGYTPKNWYGSYKGFITARQALAQSVNTIAVKLLQEVGVRYFLEKMSLILSIPVPELKERFGNNLSLALGSGELSPMELAIVYSTIANGGMKVRPRKILKITDDDDIDRTPPELYTEEAGEQILDPIACAMTMNLLESVLSGEGTLPIRVKEKDKIPVAGKTGTVQTPKKAAAKWGNRKGIRDSWFAGIFPSNVTTVWVGNDQSAPFPGSGAGISGQVWLRYMNFMRSRISSDEKLIKPFEGDFVQVDICGELGILLQDAPDCKFPIYSQYYFKGSEPGANTPPPAEVKIETQKINPAIEEGTSFDDEPDDNSDQSSEIVPEPETPREKLPEIEPSVPENMPTPELKKPQGE